In Chromobacterium rhizoryzae, one genomic interval encodes:
- a CDS encoding M90 family metallopeptidase, producing the protein MVIEWIRRALSGKTAPETMAALREQAARMPLLAGLNEAELSRLIELAAWVLRSKSFSGQDGVRLSARSCASVALQMALPAMNLGKAALSGWNDVVLYPSPFVARDIWMDGIGLQHESESVLIGQARQDGPVVLSLPDARASEQLDGWNVVIHEVAHKLDMLNGPANGSPPLHKGMQQAQWSRVWSRGYRLLCRMLDRGIDPGWLDPYAAENPAEFFAVLSEAFFELPHQLKLDSPELYEQLVLFYRQDPAARLPEPEAEPAQGPAF; encoded by the coding sequence ATGGTGATTGAGTGGATTCGCCGCGCGCTATCCGGCAAAACCGCTCCGGAAACGATGGCCGCGCTGCGAGAGCAGGCCGCGCGCATGCCGCTGCTGGCCGGGCTGAACGAGGCGGAGCTATCGCGCCTGATCGAACTGGCGGCCTGGGTTTTGCGCAGCAAAAGCTTCTCCGGCCAAGACGGGGTGCGCTTAAGCGCCCGCTCATGCGCCAGCGTGGCCCTGCAAATGGCGCTGCCCGCCATGAATCTGGGCAAAGCCGCCCTGAGCGGCTGGAACGACGTGGTGCTGTACCCGTCGCCGTTTGTCGCGCGCGACATCTGGATGGATGGCATAGGCCTGCAGCATGAAAGCGAGAGCGTGCTGATAGGCCAGGCCCGTCAGGACGGCCCGGTGGTGTTGTCGCTGCCGGACGCGCGCGCTTCCGAGCAGCTGGACGGCTGGAACGTGGTAATTCACGAAGTGGCGCACAAGCTGGACATGCTCAACGGCCCGGCCAACGGTTCGCCGCCCTTGCACAAGGGCATGCAACAGGCGCAATGGAGCCGCGTCTGGTCCCGGGGCTATCGCCTGTTGTGCCGCATGCTGGACCGCGGCATCGACCCCGGCTGGCTGGACCCGTACGCGGCGGAGAACCCGGCCGAGTTCTTCGCCGTGTTGAGCGAAGCTTTTTTCGAGCTGCCGCACCAACTCAAGTTGGACAGCCCGGAGCTGTACGAGCAGCTTGTCTTGTTCTACCGCCAAGATCCGGCGGCGAGGTTGCCCGAGCCCGAGGCGGAACCCGCCCAGGGCCCGGCGTTCTGA
- the hpaR gene encoding homoprotocatechuate degradation operon regulator HpaR produces the protein MTNKNIKLHNQRLPQHLLRARESVMAYFRPILNRYGVTEQQWRILRVLEDFGDQEAGVIADRACILPPSLTGILVRMEKAGLIHRQRDHVDSRRLIISMSRDGRDLIQQISPLAEDCYRQIESHLGQEKLSQLLGLLDDLEKLPAPRAG, from the coding sequence ATGACCAACAAAAACATAAAACTACATAATCAACGGCTGCCCCAGCACCTGCTGCGGGCCAGGGAATCGGTGATGGCATACTTCCGCCCGATCCTCAACCGTTACGGGGTGACAGAGCAACAGTGGCGCATTCTGCGAGTGCTGGAGGACTTTGGAGATCAGGAGGCCGGCGTTATCGCGGACCGGGCTTGTATCCTGCCGCCAAGCCTGACCGGCATCCTGGTCCGCATGGAAAAAGCGGGGCTGATCCATCGTCAGCGCGACCATGTGGACAGCCGACGTCTGATCATTTCAATGTCGCGGGACGGCCGTGACCTGATTCAACAGATCTCCCCGCTGGCGGAAGACTGTTATCGCCAGATAGAAAGCCATTTGGGCCAGGAAAAGCTGAGCCAGTTGCTGGGCTTGCTGGATGACCTGGAGAAGCTGCCGGCGCCGCGCGCCGGTTGA
- a CDS encoding DUF1906 domain-containing protein: MNASYSPSGVCVEAAPAGAHGFDADTPLSLELARQFAASGYQFCVRYLTLGSDEYVSDLSASEAQDVLEAGLALMAVQHVREPGWSPNAAMGKSDGQNTAAHAKTVGLLPGVNIWCDLEGVADGTAAQDVADYCSQWFEAVSAAGYAPGLYVGSDAGLSGAQLYELPFQHYWQSCSSVPEIPQRGYQMVQTLVPQPVNGIGIDADQTQNDQLGGTVRWQVLAERA; the protein is encoded by the coding sequence ATGAACGCCTCTTACAGTCCAAGCGGAGTCTGCGTTGAAGCCGCTCCGGCCGGCGCGCATGGCTTTGACGCCGATACGCCGCTGTCCCTGGAGCTTGCCCGGCAGTTCGCCGCCTCCGGCTACCAGTTTTGCGTTCGTTATCTCACGCTAGGGTCCGATGAGTACGTCTCAGACCTGTCCGCAAGCGAAGCGCAGGATGTTCTTGAAGCGGGCCTGGCCTTGATGGCCGTGCAACATGTGAGAGAGCCCGGCTGGTCGCCGAATGCGGCCATGGGCAAAAGCGACGGCCAGAACACGGCCGCGCATGCGAAAACGGTCGGATTATTGCCCGGCGTGAACATCTGGTGCGATCTGGAAGGCGTGGCGGACGGGACGGCGGCGCAGGATGTGGCCGACTATTGTTCGCAATGGTTTGAAGCGGTGTCCGCCGCGGGCTACGCGCCAGGCTTGTATGTGGGGTCCGACGCGGGATTGAGCGGAGCGCAGTTGTATGAATTGCCTTTCCAGCATTACTGGCAATCTTGCAGCAGCGTGCCGGAGATCCCGCAACGGGGCTACCAAATGGTGCAGACCCTGGTGCCTCAGCCGGTGAACGGGATCGGCATCGACGCCGATCAGACGCAAAACGACCAGTTGGGCGGCACGGTGAGATGGCAGGTTCTGGCGGAGAGGGCTTGA
- a CDS encoding DNA cytosine methyltransferase codes for MTDQVALPAAPSQLVLSLFPGVDLLGRGFEAEGFSVVRGPDLIYGNDIRQFRVVAGRFDGVIGGPPCPDFSKARRSEPSGYGLEMLAEFRRVVLEARPTWWLMENVAGVPDMVLPGYSHQRIDINASECGLQQNRLRHFQFGHCDGLVLTVKRLPVRTDVEPCCTASEGSQLGKRDWLRFCQLQGLRDGIDLPAFTLGARYRAVGNGVPVDMARMMASGILSLRGSDDVRVCQCGCGREVEGRARLAKPACRKRQQRKRDSVGVIRSSSVTL; via the coding sequence GTGACTGACCAGGTAGCTTTGCCAGCAGCTCCGTCACAGCTCGTCTTGAGCCTTTTTCCTGGCGTTGATCTTCTGGGCCGAGGATTTGAAGCTGAGGGCTTCTCGGTTGTTCGTGGACCTGACCTCATTTATGGCAATGACATCCGGCAATTTAGGGTTGTTGCTGGTCGTTTTGATGGTGTCATCGGTGGTCCGCCGTGCCCTGATTTCAGCAAAGCCCGCCGCTCTGAGCCGTCCGGCTACGGCCTTGAAATGCTTGCCGAGTTCCGTCGCGTTGTGCTTGAGGCCCGCCCGACCTGGTGGCTCATGGAAAATGTTGCCGGTGTACCGGACATGGTGTTGCCGGGCTACAGTCACCAGCGCATTGATATCAACGCATCGGAATGCGGTTTGCAGCAGAATCGGTTGCGGCATTTTCAGTTCGGCCACTGTGACGGCCTTGTACTTACCGTGAAGCGTCTTCCTGTTCGTACTGACGTTGAGCCGTGTTGTACTGCAAGCGAAGGCTCACAACTGGGTAAGCGTGATTGGCTTCGCTTCTGTCAGTTGCAAGGCTTGCGCGATGGCATAGATTTACCGGCGTTTACTCTTGGCGCGCGTTACCGTGCTGTCGGGAATGGTGTGCCGGTTGATATGGCCAGGATGATGGCCTCCGGCATTTTGTCACTGCGTGGTTCTGATGATGTTCGTGTGTGTCAGTGCGGTTGTGGCCGTGAAGTTGAGGGTAGGGCACGTTTAGCAAAGCCAGCTTGTCGTAAGCGCCAGCAGCGTAAACGTGACTCTGTCGGCGTCATTCGTTCGAGCTCAGTCACGTTGTGA
- a CDS encoding ATP-dependent Clp protease proteolytic subunit — MLKKIGILAFSLIGTAASADNTVRHAKIFYSGDMKTSSVSELTKAIDDANANDHVDRINIYINSYGGDMDSGLMAAAAIRSSKKTVTTVAMTTVGSSATLMLCAAKDRRALREASIYLHPSFIEYKGELRPDTLKQLVKENERFNNVFKTAYKKCTSLDSQKINDILYSESNKVTFTPQEAIKVGLISAIDEKIIDTPETYYITAD, encoded by the coding sequence ATGCTAAAAAAAATTGGAATTTTAGCTTTTTCACTTATTGGTACAGCAGCCTCCGCGGATAACACCGTCAGACACGCCAAAATATTCTATAGCGGCGACATGAAAACTTCGTCCGTCAGCGAACTGACAAAAGCAATCGACGACGCCAACGCCAACGATCATGTTGACCGGATAAATATTTATATAAACAGCTATGGCGGCGACATGGACTCCGGTTTGATGGCAGCCGCAGCTATTCGAAGCTCAAAAAAAACTGTCACAACTGTTGCCATGACCACAGTGGGCTCATCGGCAACGTTAATGTTATGTGCGGCGAAAGATAGGAGAGCTTTGCGCGAAGCCAGTATCTACTTACACCCGTCTTTTATCGAATATAAAGGCGAACTAAGGCCCGATACCCTCAAACAACTAGTCAAGGAAAATGAACGATTCAATAACGTGTTCAAAACCGCCTATAAAAAATGTACGTCGTTGGACAGCCAAAAAATTAATGATATTCTTTATAGCGAATCAAACAAGGTGACATTTACCCCGCAAGAGGCTATAAAGGTAGGCCTCATCTCAGCAATTGATGAAAAAATAATAGACACGCCAGAGACCTACTACATCACAGCAGACTAG
- a CDS encoding DUF2726 domain-containing protein → MTTIVIIFILMAIAAIAMSGAKKSKAPKRSFNDVTIPRKFGSARFKIKGKTLLTQREQECFNRLTKSLSPDFLVFPQVAFSQIIDTEGGSKFDNEGLRRTMSQKVADFVICKTDLTMIAIIELDDRSHIGKEDKDRQRDSIIRQIGLMPLRIPRTPPQRTLDEYANVLRKMHPKEERTLERA, encoded by the coding sequence ATGACAACAATCGTCATCATCTTCATCTTGATGGCTATCGCAGCTATAGCGATGAGTGGCGCGAAGAAAAGCAAAGCACCCAAGCGCTCATTCAACGATGTAACAATCCCAAGGAAGTTCGGCTCAGCGAGGTTCAAAATCAAAGGGAAAACTCTGCTCACACAGCGTGAGCAAGAGTGCTTTAACCGCCTGACAAAAAGCCTTTCCCCTGACTTCCTCGTTTTTCCTCAAGTAGCCTTTAGCCAGATTATCGACACTGAAGGGGGAAGCAAATTCGACAACGAAGGGCTGCGCAGAACAATGAGCCAGAAGGTAGCTGACTTCGTGATCTGCAAGACAGACCTCACAATGATCGCGATCATCGAGCTTGATGACAGGTCGCACATTGGGAAAGAGGATAAAGACAGGCAAAGAGATTCGATCATCAGGCAGATAGGACTCATGCCGCTACGGATCCCAAGAACACCCCCTCAAAGAACACTGGACGAGTACGCTAACGTGCTTAGAAAAATGCACCCCAAGGAAGAAAGGACGCTTGAGCGTGCTTGA
- a CDS encoding rolling circle replication-associated protein yields MHTETIYPEGPISKPLSRKDAKRPHGLVLYSTSATHEQRFFDAHASRLKRMKRTVITSARIHAQHVSANGFRKPKAAMLTLTYRPDADYSPRHVSDLLDRVRKWLKRRGCHQLRYVWVLELTKAGKPHYHVVFFLPRGLTLPKPDKQGWWPHGSTRIEWARTAVGYLSKYASKGGDDSMLPPGARLYGAGGFTDDQREERAYILAPGWVRAVWDSKDYMVRRAVGGGWISMLTGVWMASPFIVQFDGKRRGVTVTPMDVKTFVSVAHDTWREDIGLRDFVRECIEAGGKVVQLGHKQVCGSLRSPMFGDDPDTPEYWQKLGRLYCKAIEAMGRDDLRFHESQLDREWASFFSASQFA; encoded by the coding sequence ATGCACACCGAAACTATATACCCGGAAGGTCCGATTTCCAAGCCTCTTAGTCGTAAGGACGCGAAGCGTCCGCATGGGCTTGTCTTATATTCAACAAGTGCGACGCATGAGCAGCGCTTTTTTGACGCTCATGCTAGCCGCCTCAAACGCATGAAAAGGACGGTGATCACATCGGCCCGCATTCATGCCCAACACGTCTCTGCGAATGGCTTCAGGAAGCCCAAAGCGGCAATGCTGACTCTCACATACCGTCCAGACGCCGATTACAGCCCTCGTCACGTTTCCGATCTGCTTGATCGCGTGCGCAAGTGGCTCAAGCGTCGCGGCTGCCACCAGTTGCGGTATGTGTGGGTTCTGGAGCTGACAAAGGCCGGCAAGCCGCATTATCACGTAGTGTTCTTCCTGCCTCGCGGCCTGACGCTGCCTAAGCCCGATAAGCAAGGCTGGTGGCCGCATGGCTCAACGCGGATTGAATGGGCGCGCACTGCTGTTGGTTACTTGTCTAAGTACGCGAGCAAGGGCGGGGACGATAGCATGTTGCCTCCGGGTGCAAGGCTCTACGGCGCCGGGGGCTTTACGGATGATCAGCGCGAAGAGCGGGCTTACATATTGGCGCCTGGCTGGGTTCGTGCTGTTTGGGATAGTAAAGACTACATGGTACGCCGTGCGGTCGGCGGTGGCTGGATCAGTATGCTTACGGGTGTTTGGATGGCTTCGCCGTTTATCGTCCAGTTCGATGGCAAGCGTAGAGGCGTTACGGTAACGCCAATGGATGTAAAGACCTTCGTTTCAGTCGCTCACGATACTTGGCGTGAAGACATCGGTTTGCGTGACTTCGTTCGTGAGTGTATCGAGGCTGGCGGTAAGGTTGTTCAACTTGGTCATAAACAAGTGTGCGGGTCACTCCGTAGCCCTATGTTTGGAGATGACCCGGACACGCCGGAATATTGGCAAAAGCTTGGCCGCTTGTACTGCAAAGCGATTGAAGCGATGGGCCGCGATGATCTGCGCTTTCATGAGTCGCAGCTTGATCGAGAGTGGGCCTCTTTTTTTTCTGCGTCGCAGTTCGCATAA
- a CDS encoding zonular occludens toxin domain-containing protein — protein sequence MLYLVTAVPGSGKTLFLLNWLKSKAEKENRQVYYYNIPLTQKGKEITQWIEIDDPHRWPELLPGSYLVIDECQEPFPVRRSGKETPRSVELLAKHRHKGVDIVFITQHPTLVDSFIRRLIGTHIHLVRQFGAERSTVLTWQEGCQENPNAKTAQKTCLDRKTFVFPKEVYSWYKSSEMHTHKFQMPLRLKQMLFMIVFSILAVVTASYFIYRNLYAKPKEQADAMAKHETSAPAASAASPTLSPTVATNNQQGRVIKTAATFLNDRQPRVPGMPDSAPAYDELTQPRTFPKVTACIASKLKCSCFNQQGSPIEMEEYRCRYYVDKGWFDPYLSPNEQHERREMASTQVTNKPVELASTQPQPAVKDFGTKDNFPRSFK from the coding sequence ATGCTTTACTTGGTAACTGCTGTTCCTGGTTCTGGCAAAACGCTTTTCCTTTTGAATTGGCTTAAATCTAAGGCTGAAAAGGAAAACAGGCAGGTTTATTACTACAACATTCCGCTTACTCAAAAGGGTAAAGAGATTACCCAGTGGATTGAAATTGATGATCCGCACCGTTGGCCGGAATTGCTTCCTGGTTCTTACCTTGTCATTGATGAATGCCAAGAGCCTTTTCCTGTTCGTAGGTCGGGCAAAGAAACGCCTCGGTCTGTTGAGCTCCTTGCAAAGCATCGGCATAAAGGCGTGGACATTGTATTTATCACTCAGCACCCAACGCTTGTAGACTCATTTATTCGCCGCTTAATTGGCACTCACATACACCTTGTTAGACAGTTTGGCGCTGAACGCTCAACGGTTTTGACATGGCAGGAGGGTTGCCAGGAAAATCCCAACGCTAAGACTGCTCAAAAAACTTGCTTGGATCGCAAGACTTTTGTTTTTCCGAAAGAGGTTTATTCTTGGTATAAGTCTAGTGAAATGCATACCCATAAGTTTCAAATGCCACTTCGTTTGAAGCAAATGTTATTTATGATTGTTTTCTCTATTCTTGCTGTTGTTACTGCCTCTTACTTTATTTATCGAAATCTATATGCAAAACCCAAAGAGCAGGCCGATGCTATGGCCAAGCATGAAACATCCGCTCCGGCTGCATCCGCTGCAAGTCCTACGCTTAGTCCTACGGTTGCTACGAATAATCAACAGGGGAGGGTGATTAAGACTGCTGCTACTTTCTTGAATGATCGTCAGCCGCGCGTTCCTGGTATGCCAGATTCAGCCCCAGCATACGACGAATTAACGCAACCCAGGACTTTCCCGAAAGTCACAGCTTGCATTGCCTCTAAGCTGAAATGCTCTTGCTTTAATCAGCAAGGAAGTCCTATAGAGATGGAAGAGTACCGCTGTCGTTACTACGTCGATAAAGGTTGGTTTGATCCGTATCTTTCGCCTAATGAGCAGCATGAGCGCAGAGAGATGGCTTCGACTCAGGTCACGAATAAACCTGTTGAATTAGCCTCTACCCAGCCTCAGCCCGCTGTAAAAGATTTCGGCACGAAAGACAATTTCCCACGTTCATTTAAATAA
- a CDS encoding DUF2523 domain-containing protein: protein MPAWLIPIIWGVITALLNSVIARVVTALGIGSVSFMGATFILGKVKVALSSIVSGMGADALNILGMSGVGVGISVVLSAFAIRMTLDGVDKAGNFAVTKFSGFGGGK from the coding sequence ATGCCGGCCTGGTTAATTCCTATTATATGGGGCGTTATAACGGCTCTTCTTAACTCTGTGATTGCTAGGGTTGTTACCGCCCTAGGGATTGGTTCTGTGAGCTTCATGGGGGCAACTTTTATTCTTGGCAAAGTGAAAGTTGCTCTTTCTTCGATCGTTTCTGGCATGGGTGCTGATGCCCTTAATATTCTTGGAATGTCTGGCGTAGGCGTTGGCATTTCTGTTGTTCTCAGTGCTTTCGCAATTCGCATGACGCTTGACGGTGTTGATAAAGCTGGCAATTTCGCTGTCACGAAATTCAGCGGCTTTGGTGGGGGCAAATAA
- a CDS encoding virulence factor TspB C-terminal domain-related protein, which produces MWRAISFLLLSWVLFGFYSPAANAETIPAPTRSHSYWWVAGGVCNSDDAVANAPACQQKSPSSACSYFGSGVRQSFPDFAVCDNGRVISPITDTYRGDCPLGYTPELNGAQCYRPDPPKPDLPKECPPPDLMAITCNALAGKYQQKGMINPTMGPGCDTSGGNSQMQQCGAGCGMTTRQVVTPTAAYLAHVYTGAYCKPDGTLADGSYIKTPPKNRVCPEGQVYGEVNDVPTCLNSRQEPGKQAPETTSPGSCPKGSVSIVDVGTGKPIGCVDPADNGAKNPCPDGTYKVTQGGMTTCQGTPDKPAPSSTPGSGGSSGHSGGPKPGGDKPGKGDSSSPGGTTPGKGDSSSPAPDKPSDKPCDEQFPAGLKWVCGLGDGLSGPEGNQGPTTENGGDISGMLDTSDFFGGGSCPAPHVLSVNVGFSVWNWNVEYDPLCRFILMMRPGVIAVSMLTALFIIFKRG; this is translated from the coding sequence ATGTGGCGGGCTATTTCGTTCTTATTGCTTTCCTGGGTGCTTTTTGGATTCTATTCACCCGCCGCTAATGCGGAAACAATTCCGGCTCCTACCCGTAGCCATTCATATTGGTGGGTTGCTGGTGGCGTTTGTAATTCTGACGATGCTGTTGCAAATGCTCCTGCTTGTCAGCAGAAAAGCCCTTCTTCTGCTTGTTCTTATTTCGGCTCCGGAGTTAGACAAAGTTTTCCCGACTTTGCTGTATGCGATAACGGTCGTGTTATCTCTCCAATTACAGATACATATCGTGGCGATTGCCCTCTGGGATATACACCCGAGTTAAACGGCGCTCAATGTTATCGCCCTGACCCGCCAAAGCCTGACTTACCAAAAGAATGCCCCCCGCCTGACCTGATGGCCATTACTTGTAATGCGCTGGCGGGTAAATATCAGCAAAAGGGCATGATTAACCCGACCATGGGCCCGGGTTGTGATACGAGTGGCGGCAATAGTCAAATGCAGCAATGTGGTGCTGGGTGCGGCATGACAACGCGCCAGGTTGTGACGCCTACTGCAGCATATTTGGCTCATGTTTATACCGGCGCTTATTGCAAACCCGATGGCACCTTGGCTGATGGCTCATACATTAAAACGCCCCCCAAAAATAGGGTTTGTCCAGAGGGTCAGGTATATGGCGAAGTCAATGACGTGCCGACTTGCCTGAATAGCCGACAGGAACCCGGTAAACAGGCTCCAGAAACGACTTCCCCTGGTTCATGCCCTAAAGGCTCGGTCAGTATTGTTGATGTTGGCACTGGAAAGCCCATAGGGTGCGTTGATCCTGCTGATAATGGTGCTAAAAATCCTTGCCCTGACGGCACTTACAAAGTTACTCAGGGTGGTATGACGACATGTCAAGGTACGCCTGATAAACCCGCTCCTTCTTCTACTCCTGGTTCTGGCGGTTCTTCTGGTCATTCTGGCGGGCCCAAGCCCGGTGGTGATAAGCCTGGGAAGGGCGATTCCAGCAGTCCTGGGGGCACAACTCCAGGTAAAGGCGATAGCTCTAGCCCTGCGCCTGATAAGCCGTCTGATAAGCCTTGCGATGAACAGTTTCCCGCCGGTTTGAAATGGGTTTGCGGCCTAGGTGATGGGTTGTCCGGCCCTGAGGGCAATCAAGGCCCAACTACTGAAAACGGCGGCGACATTTCCGGCATGTTAGATACGTCTGATTTCTTCGGCGGTGGTTCTTGCCCGGCTCCTCATGTCTTATCAGTCAATGTCGGGTTTTCTGTTTGGAATTGGAATGTTGAATATGATCCGCTTTGCCGTTTCATTCTCATGATGCGCCCAGGTGTTATAGCGGTTTCTATGCTCACAGCGCTTTTCATTATCTTTAAGAGGGGCTAA
- a CDS encoding major capsid protein produces the protein MKLKRFNTFRRFALPFLLASASVPAFAADGGSIDVSTTVALIAGGVAIIAAVGGAKMGLNGVLVLWGYVKSALART, from the coding sequence ATGAAACTGAAACGCTTCAACACATTCCGCCGTTTCGCTCTGCCTTTTCTGCTCGCTTCCGCCTCGGTGCCGGCTTTCGCTGCTGATGGTGGTTCGATCGATGTTTCCACGACCGTGGCCCTCATCGCTGGCGGTGTCGCAATTATTGCTGCTGTTGGTGGTGCCAAGATGGGGCTGAATGGCGTTTTGGTCCTCTGGGGCTATGTTAAGTCCGCGTTGGCTCGCACCTAA
- a CDS encoding cobyric acid synthase: MAKTIMIQGATSDAGKSALATGLCRLLARRGVRVAPFKPQNMALNSAVTVDGGEIGRSQAVQAQACGLEPHTDMNPVLLKPNSHTGSQVIIHGRAIGNMEARGYHDYKPVAMKAVLASHARLAAQYQCIIAEGAGSPAEINLRDRDIANMGFAEAVDCPVILVADIERGGVFAHLAGTLALLSESERARVIGLVINRFRGDPSLLKSGIDWLERHTGKPVLGVLPYLHDLHLEAEDSMGLDKPGGASGAGDKLRVIAPAAPRLSNHTDFDPLRLHPQVEFTLVRAGAPIPPADLIVLPGSKSVLADLAWLRAQGWEEAIRRHLRYGGKVLGICGGLQMLGRKLHDPDGLEGEPGSGDGLGWLDMETTLAPEKRLTRVCGRLTLDHAEAAGYEIHMGVSSGPALQRPALHFKDGGADGARSEDDQILATYLHGVFDEPAACQAILRWAGLQDPVALDYPALRETNIDKLADMLEQFLDLGPIISGLPKGD; this comes from the coding sequence ATGGCCAAGACCATCATGATTCAGGGCGCCACGTCCGATGCCGGCAAGAGCGCGCTGGCCACCGGCTTGTGCCGGCTGTTGGCGCGCCGTGGCGTGAGGGTGGCGCCGTTCAAGCCGCAGAACATGGCATTGAACAGCGCGGTGACGGTGGACGGCGGCGAGATCGGCCGCTCGCAGGCGGTGCAAGCGCAGGCCTGCGGGCTGGAGCCGCATACCGATATGAACCCGGTACTGTTGAAGCCCAACAGCCATACCGGTTCTCAGGTCATCATCCACGGGCGGGCGATAGGAAATATGGAGGCTCGCGGCTATCACGACTACAAACCGGTGGCGATGAAGGCGGTGCTGGCGTCCCACGCCAGGCTGGCGGCTCAATACCAGTGCATCATCGCCGAGGGCGCCGGCAGCCCGGCCGAGATCAATCTGCGCGACCGCGACATCGCCAATATGGGCTTCGCCGAGGCGGTGGACTGCCCGGTGATCCTGGTGGCCGACATCGAGCGCGGCGGCGTATTCGCCCACCTGGCCGGCACCTTGGCGCTGCTGTCGGAATCCGAGCGCGCCAGGGTGATCGGCCTGGTGATCAACCGCTTCCGCGGCGACCCCAGCCTGCTCAAGAGCGGCATCGATTGGCTGGAACGGCATACCGGCAAGCCCGTGCTGGGCGTGCTGCCGTATTTGCACGATTTGCACCTGGAGGCCGAGGACAGCATGGGCCTGGACAAGCCGGGCGGCGCGAGCGGCGCCGGCGACAAGCTGCGCGTCATCGCCCCGGCCGCGCCGCGGCTTAGCAATCACACCGACTTCGACCCCTTGCGTCTGCATCCGCAGGTGGAATTCACTCTGGTGCGCGCCGGCGCGCCCATCCCGCCGGCCGATCTGATCGTGCTACCCGGCAGTAAGAGCGTGTTGGCGGACCTGGCCTGGCTGCGGGCGCAGGGCTGGGAAGAAGCGATACGCCGCCATCTGCGCTACGGCGGCAAGGTGCTGGGCATTTGCGGCGGCCTGCAAATGCTGGGCCGCAAGCTCCACGATCCAGACGGGCTGGAAGGCGAACCGGGCAGCGGCGACGGACTGGGCTGGCTGGATATGGAAACCACGCTGGCGCCGGAAAAGCGACTGACGCGTGTGTGCGGCCGGCTGACCTTGGACCACGCCGAGGCCGCCGGCTACGAAATCCACATGGGCGTCAGCTCCGGCCCGGCGCTGCAGCGGCCGGCGCTGCATTTCAAGGACGGCGGCGCGGACGGCGCGCGCTCGGAAGATGATCAGATCCTGGCCACTTATCTGCACGGCGTCTTCGACGAGCCGGCCGCCTGCCAGGCCATCCTGCGCTGGGCCGGATTGCAAGACCCCGTGGCGCTGGATTACCCGGCGCTGCGCGAGACCAATATCGACAAGCTGGCGGACATGCTGGAACAGTTTTTGGACCTTGGGCCTATCATCAGCGGCTTGCCTAAAGGCGATTGA
- the cbiB gene encoding adenosylcobinamide-phosphate synthase CbiB: MFLPLALLLDRLLGEPRRWHPLVGFGRLTRAVERLGYPSSPDAEPRWRMRLRGALSVSLLILPLTLAAWLLARLPLLSAIVPLVLLYLAVGARSLAQHAEVVRQALADGDLALARERVGWIVSRDTSELDEAGIARATIESVLENGCDAVFAALFWFLLLGAPGAVLYRLSNTLDAMWGYKNARYLHFGWAAARLDDVLNYVPARLTALTYLLLGHAASGWRCWRTQAPTWYSPNAGPVMAAGAGALGVSLGGGARYHGQWKERPPLGCGPAPTHQDIGRAVRLVSRGAWLWAGLSLLWAVLIGVMHA; encoded by the coding sequence TTGTTTCTACCGCTAGCGCTGTTGCTGGACCGCCTGCTGGGCGAGCCGCGGCGGTGGCATCCATTGGTCGGCTTCGGTAGGCTGACCCGGGCCGTTGAGCGCCTTGGCTACCCCTCCTCGCCCGATGCCGAGCCCCGCTGGCGCATGCGTCTGCGCGGCGCCCTCTCCGTTTCACTCTTGATCCTGCCTCTGACGCTGGCGGCCTGGCTGCTGGCCCGGCTGCCGCTGCTGTCAGCCATTGTCCCGCTTGTTCTGCTCTACCTGGCGGTGGGCGCCAGGAGCTTGGCTCAGCATGCGGAGGTGGTCAGACAGGCGCTGGCCGACGGCGATCTCGCCTTGGCCCGTGAACGGGTGGGCTGGATTGTCAGCCGCGACACGAGCGAGCTGGATGAGGCCGGAATCGCCCGCGCCACCATTGAGTCGGTGCTGGAAAATGGCTGCGACGCGGTCTTTGCCGCGCTGTTCTGGTTTCTGCTGCTGGGCGCGCCCGGGGCGGTGCTGTACCGGCTGTCCAACACGCTGGATGCGATGTGGGGCTATAAGAACGCGCGCTATTTGCATTTTGGCTGGGCCGCCGCCCGCCTTGACGATGTGTTGAACTATGTCCCGGCGCGGCTGACCGCCCTCACCTATCTGTTGCTGGGCCACGCGGCAAGCGGCTGGCGCTGCTGGAGAACGCAGGCGCCCACTTGGTACAGTCCCAACGCCGGCCCCGTGATGGCGGCCGGCGCCGGCGCGCTGGGCGTCTCCCTTGGCGGCGGCGCGCGCTACCATGGCCAGTGGAAGGAGCGCCCGCCCTTGGGCTGCGGCCCCGCGCCCACCCATCAGGACATCGGCCGCGCGGTGCGCTTGGTCAGCCGCGGCGCATGGTTATGGGCTGGTCTTTCCCTATTGTGGGCTGTTTTGATTGGAGTCATGCATGCTTGA